A window from Aquiluna borgnonia encodes these proteins:
- the rpsJ gene encoding 30S ribosomal protein S10 — MAANKIRIRLKSYDHEIIDSSASKIVDTVTRAGAKVVGPVPLPTEKNVVTVIRSPHKYKDSREHFEMRTHKRLIDIIDPTPKAVDSLMRLDLPADVNIEIKL; from the coding sequence ATGGCGGCTAACAAGATCCGCATTCGACTGAAGTCGTATGATCACGAGATCATCGACTCGTCGGCGAGCAAAATCGTCGACACGGTCACCCGCGCCGGTGCAAAGGTAGTTGGCCCAGTTCCACTGCCCACCGAGAAGAACGTTGTGACGGTCATCCGCTCGCCACACAAGTACAAGGACAGCCGCGAGCACTTTGAGATGCGCACCCACAAGCGCCTCATTGACATCATCGACCCGACTCCAAAGGCCGTTGATTCGCTGATGCGCCTGGACCTACCAGCAGACGTCAACATCGAGATCAAGCTCTAA
- the rpsG gene encoding 30S ribosomal protein S7, with product MPRKGPVAKRPVVSDPVYGSPVVSQLVNKILLHGKKSLAEAIVYGALEGTNRKNGDDPVVTLKKALDNIRPTVEVRSRRVGGSTYQVPVEVKSHRANTLAMRWLVSYAKNRREKTMTERLMNEILDASNGLGAAVKRREDTHKMAESNKAFAHYRW from the coding sequence ATGCCACGTAAAGGCCCAGTCGCTAAGCGTCCAGTCGTATCCGACCCGGTTTACGGCTCACCAGTAGTTTCCCAGCTGGTCAACAAGATCTTGCTTCACGGCAAGAAGAGCTTGGCTGAAGCAATCGTTTACGGTGCCCTAGAGGGCACCAACCGCAAGAACGGTGACGACCCAGTGGTAACCCTCAAGAAGGCACTGGACAACATTCGTCCAACCGTTGAGGTTCGCTCCCGTCGCGTTGGTGGTTCCACCTACCAGGTTCCAGTTGAGGTTAAGAGCCACCGTGCCAACACCTTGGCTATGCGCTGGTTGGTCAGCTACGCCAAGAACCGTCGCGAGAAGACCATGACCGAGCGTCTAATGAACGAGATCCTCGATGCATCCAACGGCCTAGGTGCTGCTGTGAAGCGTCGTGAGGACACTCACAAGATGGCAGAGTCCAACAAGGCCTTCGCACACTACCGCTGGTAA
- the fusA gene encoding elongation factor G, with protein MAQDVLTDLNKVRNIGIMAHIDAGKTTTTERILFYTGITHKIGEVHDGAATMDWMEQEQERGITITSAATTCFWNKNQINIIDTPGHVDFTVEVERSLRVLDGAVAVFDGKEGVEPQSETVWRQADKYDVPRICFVNKMDKMGADFYFTVKTIVERLGAKPLVIQLPIGAESDFQGVIDLVEMKALTWRGDVEMGAKYEVEEIPADLKAKADEYRAQLIEAVADTSEELMEKYFAGEELTVAEIKAGIRHLTVNSLMYPILCGSAFKNKGVQPMLDAVIDYLPSPLDVPATEGGDPRDEEKRLIRKPDTKEPFAALAFKVMTHPFFGRLTYIRVYSGHAESGTQVINSTKGRKERIGKLFQMHANKENPVDSVTAGHIYAAIGLKDTTTGDTLCDPDNQIVLETMTFPEPVISVAIEPKTKGDQEKLGLAIQKLAEEDPTFRVEHDHETGQTVISGMGELHLDILVDRMRREFKVEANVGKPQVAYRETIRRVVDKHDYTHKKQTGGSGQFAKVQIKLEPMEVEGDKTYEFVDAVTGGRVPREYIPSVDAGMRDAMQSGVLAGYPVVGVKATLLDGAYHDVDSSEMAFKLAGSMVFKEAARLANPVLLEPLMAVEVRTPEEYMGDVIGDLNSRRGQIQSMDDASGVKVVRALVPLSEMFGYVGDLRSKTSGRAVYSMTFETYAEVPRNVADEIVQKAKGE; from the coding sequence GTGGCACAAGACGTGCTCACCGACCTGAACAAGGTTCGCAACATCGGCATCATGGCGCACATTGACGCCGGTAAGACCACCACCACTGAGCGAATCCTGTTCTACACCGGTATCACTCACAAGATCGGTGAGGTGCACGACGGTGCCGCCACCATGGACTGGATGGAGCAGGAGCAGGAGCGCGGTATCACCATTACTTCGGCTGCTACCACCTGTTTCTGGAACAAGAACCAGATCAACATTATTGACACCCCAGGTCACGTGGACTTCACCGTTGAGGTTGAGCGTTCACTTCGCGTGCTGGACGGTGCCGTTGCAGTATTCGATGGCAAGGAAGGTGTTGAGCCTCAGTCTGAGACCGTTTGGCGCCAGGCCGACAAGTACGACGTTCCTCGCATCTGCTTTGTCAACAAGATGGACAAGATGGGTGCAGATTTCTACTTCACCGTCAAGACCATTGTTGAGCGCCTAGGTGCAAAGCCTCTGGTTATTCAGCTTCCAATCGGTGCCGAGAGCGACTTCCAGGGTGTTATCGACCTGGTCGAGATGAAGGCTCTAACCTGGCGCGGAGACGTCGAGATGGGTGCCAAGTACGAGGTTGAGGAGATCCCTGCGGACCTCAAGGCCAAGGCTGACGAGTACCGTGCCCAGCTGATCGAGGCCGTAGCTGACACCAGCGAAGAGCTGATGGAGAAGTACTTTGCCGGCGAGGAGCTAACCGTCGCCGAGATCAAAGCTGGTATCCGCCACCTAACCGTCAACTCCCTGATGTACCCAATTCTCTGTGGCTCTGCTTTCAAGAACAAGGGTGTTCAGCCGATGCTTGACGCGGTTATCGACTACCTACCTTCGCCGCTGGATGTTCCTGCCACCGAGGGTGGAGACCCTCGCGACGAGGAGAAGCGCCTAATCCGCAAGCCTGACACCAAGGAGCCTTTTGCTGCTCTGGCGTTCAAGGTTATGACCCACCCATTCTTTGGTCGCCTGACCTACATCCGCGTGTACTCCGGTCACGCTGAGTCCGGCACCCAGGTTATTAACTCCACCAAGGGCCGCAAGGAGCGCATCGGAAAGCTATTCCAGATGCACGCCAACAAGGAAAACCCAGTGGACTCGGTAACCGCAGGTCACATCTACGCTGCCATCGGTTTGAAGGACACCACCACCGGTGACACCCTGTGTGACCCGGACAACCAGATTGTCCTGGAGACCATGACCTTCCCAGAGCCAGTTATCTCGGTTGCTATTGAGCCAAAGACCAAGGGTGACCAGGAGAAGCTAGGCCTTGCAATCCAGAAGTTGGCCGAAGAGGACCCAACCTTCCGCGTTGAGCACGACCACGAGACCGGCCAGACCGTTATCTCCGGAATGGGTGAGCTTCACCTAGACATTCTGGTTGACCGTATGCGCCGTGAGTTCAAGGTTGAGGCGAACGTAGGTAAGCCTCAGGTTGCCTACCGCGAGACCATTCGTCGCGTTGTCGACAAGCACGACTACACCCACAAGAAGCAGACCGGTGGTTCTGGTCAGTTCGCCAAGGTCCAGATCAAGCTGGAGCCTATGGAGGTTGAGGGTGACAAGACCTACGAGTTCGTAGACGCCGTTACCGGTGGTCGCGTTCCTCGCGAGTACATTCCTTCGGTTGATGCCGGTATGCGTGACGCCATGCAGTCCGGTGTGCTAGCCGGCTACCCAGTTGTTGGTGTCAAGGCGACTCTGCTCGATGGTGCTTACCACGATGTTGACTCGTCTGAAATGGCATTCAAGCTTGCAGGTTCGATGGTCTTCAAGGAGGCCGCTCGTCTTGCCAACCCAGTTCTGCTCGAGCCGTTGATGGCGGTTGAGGTGCGTACCCCTGAGGAATACATGGGTGACGTTATCGGTGACCTAAACTCCAGGCGCGGGCAGATCCAGTCCATGGACGACGCCAGTGGCGTGAAGGTTGTCCGTGCACTGGTTCCACTATCCGAGATGTTCGGTTACGTTGGTGACCTTCGTTCCAAGACCTCTGGACGCGCTGTGTACTCGATGACTTTCGAGACCTACGCCGAGGTTCCAAGGAACGTCGCTGACGAGATCGTTCAGAAGGCAAAGGGCGAGTAG
- the tuf gene encoding elongation factor Tu, with amino-acid sequence MAKAKFERTKPHVNIGTIGHVDHGKTTLTAAITKVLHDKYPTLNASYAFDQIDNSPEEKQRGITINISHVEYQTEKRHYAHVDAPGHADYIKNMITGAAQMDGAILVVAATDGPMPQTKEHVLLARQVGVPYIVVALNKSDMVDDEEILELVEVEVRDLLNQYEFPGDDAPVVRVSGLKALEGDAKWGESVLALMDAVDANVPEPVRDTDKPFLMPVEDVFTITGRGTVITGKIERGQIKVNEEVEIVGIRDKQKTTVTGIEMFRKLLDYAEAGENVGLLLRGTKREEVERGQVVVKPGSVTPHTNFDANVYILSKDEGGRHNPFYANYRPQFYIRTTDVTGVITLPAGTEMVMPGDTTNMTVELIQPIALEEGQRFAIREGGRTVGAGTVTKINK; translated from the coding sequence ATGGCTAAGGCGAAATTCGAGCGCACCAAGCCGCACGTCAACATCGGAACCATTGGTCACGTCGACCACGGTAAGACCACTCTGACTGCGGCAATCACCAAGGTACTTCACGACAAGTACCCAACCCTGAACGCTTCTTACGCGTTCGACCAGATTGACAACTCCCCAGAGGAGAAGCAGCGCGGTATCACCATCAACATCTCCCACGTTGAGTACCAGACCGAGAAGCGCCACTACGCACACGTAGACGCTCCAGGCCACGCTGACTACATCAAGAACATGATCACCGGTGCTGCACAGATGGATGGTGCCATCCTCGTAGTAGCAGCAACCGACGGCCCAATGCCTCAGACCAAGGAGCACGTGCTTCTTGCTCGCCAGGTTGGTGTTCCTTACATCGTTGTCGCACTGAACAAGTCCGACATGGTTGATGACGAGGAGATCCTAGAGCTCGTTGAGGTTGAGGTCCGCGACCTGCTAAACCAGTACGAGTTCCCAGGCGACGACGCTCCTGTAGTGCGCGTTTCCGGTCTAAAGGCTCTTGAGGGCGACGCCAAGTGGGGCGAGTCTGTACTAGCTCTAATGGACGCTGTTGACGCAAACGTTCCAGAGCCAGTTCGCGACACCGACAAGCCATTCCTAATGCCTGTTGAGGACGTTTTCACCATCACTGGTCGTGGAACCGTTATCACCGGCAAGATCGAGCGTGGCCAGATCAAGGTGAACGAAGAAGTTGAGATCGTTGGTATCCGCGACAAGCAGAAGACCACCGTTACCGGAATCGAAATGTTCCGCAAGCTACTCGACTACGCAGAGGCCGGAGAGAACGTAGGTCTACTTCTCCGCGGTACCAAGCGTGAAGAGGTTGAGCGCGGTCAGGTTGTTGTAAAGCCTGGTTCGGTTACCCCTCACACCAACTTTGACGCCAACGTCTACATCCTTTCCAAGGATGAGGGTGGCCGTCACAACCCGTTCTACGCAAACTACCGCCCACAGTTCTACATCCGTACCACTGACGTAACTGGTGTTATCACCCTGCCAGCCGGTACCGAGATGGTTATGCCTGGTGACACCACCAACATGACCGTTGAGCTAATCCAGCCGATTGCGCTGGAAGAGGGACAGCGTTTCGCTATCCGTGAGGGTGGCCGCACCGTAGGTGCCGGTACCGTCACCAAGATCAACAAGTAA
- the rplC gene encoding 50S ribosomal protein L3, translating into MTAETKTVKGLLGTKLGMTQGWDENNKLVPITVVEAGENIVTQIKNLEADGYEAIQIAYGAIDPRKADKPTTGHFAKAGATPRRFLAEIRTADTNSYAVGQALGVDIFEVGTKVDVVGTSKGKGFAGVMKRHGFAGIHSSHGAHKNHRKPGSVGAGTTPAKVIKGKKMPGRMGSDRVTTMNLTLHGVDLERGLLLIKGAVPGPKGQLVFVRNAVKESK; encoded by the coding sequence ATGACTGCAGAGACTAAGACCGTAAAGGGTTTGCTGGGCACCAAGCTCGGCATGACTCAGGGCTGGGATGAGAACAACAAGCTTGTTCCCATCACCGTCGTTGAGGCTGGCGAGAACATCGTTACCCAAATCAAGAATTTAGAGGCCGATGGCTATGAGGCAATTCAGATTGCCTACGGCGCCATTGACCCACGCAAGGCTGACAAGCCAACCACCGGCCACTTCGCTAAGGCCGGAGCCACCCCTCGCCGCTTCCTAGCAGAGATCCGCACCGCTGACACCAACTCATACGCAGTTGGTCAGGCACTGGGCGTTGACATCTTCGAGGTCGGCACCAAGGTCGACGTCGTCGGAACCTCAAAGGGTAAGGGCTTCGCCGGTGTCATGAAGCGCCACGGCTTCGCCGGTATCCACTCCTCGCACGGTGCTCACAAGAACCACCGTAAGCCTGGATCCGTTGGTGCCGGTACCACCCCAGCCAAGGTCATCAAGGGTAAGAAGATGCCTGGCCGCATGGGATCTGACCGAGTCACCACCATGAACCTAACCCTGCACGGCGTAGACCTCGAGCGAGGCCTATTGCTGATCAAGGGTGCCGTCCCAGGTCCTAAGGGCCAGCTGGTGTTTGTTCGCAACGCCGTGAAGGAGAGCAAGTAA
- the rpsL gene encoding 30S ribosomal protein S12: MPTIQQLVRKGRSPKVTKTKAPALKANPQQRGVCTRVYTTTPKKPNSALRKVARVKLSNGVEVTAYIPGEGHNLQEHSMVLVRGGRVKDLPGVRYKIVRGALDTQAVKNRKQARSQYGAKKGK; encoded by the coding sequence GTGCCAACAATTCAGCAGTTGGTTCGCAAGGGTAGGAGCCCGAAGGTCACTAAGACCAAGGCACCTGCACTGAAGGCAAACCCACAGCAGCGTGGCGTGTGTACCCGCGTGTACACCACCACCCCTAAGAAGCCAAACTCTGCGCTTCGTAAGGTAGCTCGTGTGAAGTTGTCCAACGGTGTGGAAGTAACCGCCTACATCCCGGGCGAGGGCCACAACCTGCAGGAGCACTCGATGGTGCTTGTCCGCGGTGGCCGTGTTAAGGACCTACCAGGTGTTCGCTACAAGATCGTTCGTGGCGCACTAGACACCCAGGCAGTAAAGAACCGTAAGCAGGCTCGCAGCCAATACGGTGCAAAGAAGGGTAAGTAA
- the rplW gene encoding 50S ribosomal protein L23 gives MSAINKDPRDVIIKPIISEKSYTLIDEGKYTFEVDPRSNKTEIKQAVEQIFNVKVDTINTLNRQGKTRRTRFGLGKRKDTKRAIVTLKSGSIDIFTYIG, from the coding sequence ATGAGTGCCATCAACAAAGACCCACGCGATGTAATCATCAAGCCAATCATCTCGGAGAAGAGCTACACGCTCATCGACGAGGGTAAGTACACCTTCGAGGTGGACCCTCGCTCGAACAAGACCGAGATCAAGCAGGCTGTTGAGCAGATCTTCAATGTGAAGGTTGACACCATCAACACCCTGAACCGCCAAGGCAAGACCCGCCGCACCCGCTTCGGACTAGGTAAGCGCAAGGACACCAAGCGTGCCATTGTGACCCTGAAGTCGGGCTCCATCGACATCTTTACCTACATCGGTTAA
- the rplD gene encoding 50S ribosomal protein L4 has translation MPTVDVIDVKGKKSGSVELPEALFDVQTNVPLIHQVVVAQLAAARQGTQSALRRGEVSGSGKKPFKQKGTGRARQGSVRMPQHRGGGVIHAPKPRDYSQRTPKKMIVAALRGALSDRARNGRVFIIDQFALGEQPSTKAAAAFLAQVATSKNILVVLDRSDELSYKSLRNLQTVHVLAVDQLNAYDVLHADDIVFTASAMTQYVEAATRTEEVSA, from the coding sequence ATGCCTACCGTTGACGTTATTGACGTGAAGGGCAAGAAGTCCGGATCCGTTGAGCTGCCAGAGGCACTGTTCGACGTCCAGACCAATGTCCCGCTAATCCACCAGGTAGTGGTTGCCCAGCTGGCAGCTGCTCGCCAGGGAACCCAGTCCGCGCTTCGCCGCGGCGAGGTTTCCGGTTCGGGTAAGAAGCCTTTCAAGCAGAAGGGTACCGGCCGCGCCCGTCAGGGTTCGGTTCGTATGCCTCAGCACCGCGGTGGTGGCGTGATCCACGCACCAAAGCCTCGCGACTACTCGCAGCGCACCCCAAAGAAGATGATTGTGGCTGCTCTGCGCGGTGCACTTTCTGACCGCGCTCGTAACGGCCGCGTCTTCATCATTGACCAGTTTGCTCTGGGAGAGCAGCCATCAACCAAGGCAGCAGCAGCTTTCTTGGCTCAGGTTGCAACCAGCAAGAACATCCTGGTCGTGCTGGACCGCTCAGACGAGCTGTCTTACAAGTCGCTACGCAACCTGCAGACCGTCCACGTCCTAGCTGTTGACCAGCTGAACGCTTACGACGTGCTGCACGCCGACGACATCGTTTTCACCGCCAGCGCCATGACTCAGTACGTCGAGGCCGCTACCCGCACTGAGGAGGTCAGCGCATGA
- the rpoC gene encoding DNA-directed RNA polymerase subunit beta', giving the protein MSVRVENFSALRVGLATSEDIRSWSSGEVKKPETINYRTLKPEKDGLFCEKIFGPTKDWECSCGKYKRVRFKGIVCERCGVEVTKSSVRRERMGHIELAAPVTHIWYFKGVPSRLGYLLNMAPKDLEKIIYFAAYRVMDIDHELKDGEYDLVREEYVSRIRSLVDARDEEFEAAAGAELAELRELGLELQVSNKFWETPRWVEKQFAKTVEQLIMAEEKDADAFWSARALAQETDEEQDDAVVRTADETKKIKKLMADFKKKTDKIVREYARLERPSNLHKEQLAWRMFLNASVGQLLPNDVVFDHFDYYFSDYIITEIGAEAVLQVLAAFDLEGAAAELRAEIATTKGSKQTQAIKRLKVVNSFLSSGTPPTSMVLSVLPVLPPEIRPMVQLDGGRFATSDLNDLYRRVINRNNRLKRFVDLGAVPKTILNNEKRMLQEAVDALFDNGRRGRAVTGTGNRALKSLSDLLKGKQGRFRQNLLGKRVDYSGRSVIVVGPQLKLHQCGLPKLMALELFKPFVMKRLVDLGLAQNIKSAKRMVERSRPQVWGVLEEVIRERPVLLNRAPTLHRLGIQAFEPVLVEGKAIQLHPLVCTAFNADFDGDQMAVHLPLSVEAQAEARILMLASNNILKPSDGRPVATPTQDMIIGLFHLTAEVPGGKGEGSAFTSMAEAQMAFDLHHLDLGAKVRIRLEGELKETTFGRALFNETLPEAYPYVEMQVGKKQLGQIVSDLVEMFSRTEVAQALDKLKDAGFYWATRSGVSMSISDANFDPKGEFDKERATRILKAEKAHTKIQEAFDNGLKSDLERRDELGALWFKETNEIQKLLQESIPHDNAIYKMVTSGARGNWLQIRSIMGMRGPVATSSGDFAPMPVKGNYLLGLTPHEYFINATGARKGNADTAMKTAAAGYLTRRLVDVAQDVIIQIDDCGTSRGLEKDLLDDDQVELSIVGRTNLADVKVGKDVLVKAGENIDHATVRRLKEAGVETINVRSVLTCEAEAGICAQCYGVSLATNQKVTVGEAIGIIAAQSIGEPGTQLTMRTFHTGGAASEAKKQTILKSIGGQKVRVERLISYDITQGLNGVTDLLEARVGWRQAGKVAVMAFWNGKVDIIEKVSATGAKSFDVYVRPQGEAAEKEAESLALQYSFSRTASKTFKKLSPYLPITTVTNIGDLVVEKGQVVEAGDYIVDGTPIPHEVLMIKGAREAAAEIIRGVQAIYGSQGVPLHDKHLEVIVRQMLNKVTVIDSGDTEMLPGEIIDRQRFAVQNRAAVAQGLKPASARQEVMGMTRASLAAQSWLSAASFQETTRVLTQAALDRREDRLVGLKENVIIGKLIPAGTGLLAHRDFEVDGTEEAKAERYPNRIWSDASFDDADLSSQELSMSIADPFSIDEN; this is encoded by the coding sequence ATGTCAGTAAGAGTAGAAAACTTCAGTGCCCTTCGGGTTGGTCTTGCAACTTCCGAGGACATCCGCTCCTGGTCCTCAGGCGAGGTAAAGAAGCCTGAGACCATCAACTACAGAACCCTAAAGCCCGAGAAGGACGGACTGTTCTGCGAGAAGATCTTTGGTCCCACCAAGGACTGGGAGTGCTCGTGCGGTAAGTACAAGCGCGTCCGCTTTAAGGGAATCGTCTGTGAGCGCTGTGGCGTTGAGGTAACCAAGTCCTCGGTTCGCCGTGAGCGCATGGGCCACATCGAGCTTGCCGCTCCAGTGACCCACATCTGGTACTTCAAGGGTGTTCCTTCTCGCCTGGGCTACCTGCTCAACATGGCGCCAAAGGACCTCGAGAAGATCATTTACTTCGCCGCTTACCGCGTCATGGACATTGACCACGAGCTCAAGGACGGCGAGTACGACTTAGTTCGCGAGGAGTACGTCTCCCGCATTCGCTCGCTGGTTGACGCTCGCGACGAGGAGTTCGAGGCTGCTGCAGGTGCAGAGCTAGCTGAACTTCGTGAGCTTGGCCTTGAGCTTCAGGTCTCCAACAAGTTCTGGGAGACCCCGCGCTGGGTTGAGAAGCAGTTTGCTAAGACCGTTGAGCAGCTGATCATGGCTGAGGAGAAGGATGCCGACGCATTCTGGTCCGCTCGCGCGCTAGCCCAGGAGACTGATGAGGAGCAGGACGACGCAGTTGTCCGCACCGCGGATGAGACCAAGAAGATCAAGAAGCTCATGGCGGACTTCAAGAAGAAGACCGACAAGATCGTTCGCGAGTACGCTCGTCTGGAGCGCCCATCCAACCTCCACAAGGAGCAGTTGGCATGGCGCATGTTCTTGAACGCTTCGGTTGGCCAGCTTTTGCCAAACGACGTTGTCTTTGACCACTTCGACTACTACTTCTCTGACTACATCATCACCGAGATCGGTGCTGAGGCAGTGCTGCAGGTATTGGCCGCGTTCGATCTCGAGGGTGCTGCTGCAGAGCTGCGCGCCGAGATCGCAACCACCAAGGGCTCAAAGCAGACTCAGGCCATCAAGCGTCTTAAGGTAGTGAACAGCTTCCTGTCCTCCGGGACCCCGCCAACCTCAATGGTGCTCTCGGTGCTGCCGGTGCTACCTCCTGAGATTCGCCCGATGGTTCAGCTGGACGGTGGCCGCTTTGCGACCTCTGACCTAAACGACCTCTACCGCCGCGTGATCAACCGCAACAACCGCCTAAAGCGCTTTGTTGACCTCGGAGCGGTACCAAAGACCATTTTGAACAACGAGAAGCGCATGCTTCAGGAGGCTGTGGACGCACTGTTTGACAACGGTCGCCGCGGTCGTGCCGTTACCGGAACCGGTAACCGTGCACTGAAGTCACTCTCTGACCTACTCAAGGGTAAGCAGGGTCGTTTCCGTCAGAACCTTCTGGGTAAGCGCGTTGACTACTCGGGTCGTTCGGTAATCGTGGTTGGTCCTCAGCTGAAGCTGCACCAGTGTGGTCTTCCAAAGCTGATGGCTCTTGAGCTCTTCAAGCCGTTTGTGATGAAGCGTTTGGTGGACCTGGGTCTAGCCCAGAACATCAAGAGCGCAAAGCGCATGGTTGAGCGTTCACGCCCACAGGTTTGGGGTGTCCTCGAAGAGGTCATCCGCGAGCGTCCAGTGCTACTGAACCGTGCACCAACCCTGCACCGCCTAGGTATTCAGGCCTTTGAGCCGGTACTGGTTGAGGGTAAGGCAATTCAGCTGCACCCGCTGGTCTGTACCGCGTTCAACGCTGACTTCGATGGTGACCAGATGGCTGTCCACCTGCCGCTTTCGGTTGAGGCTCAGGCTGAGGCCCGCATCTTGATGCTCGCTTCGAACAACATTCTGAAGCCTTCGGATGGTCGCCCAGTTGCCACCCCAACCCAGGACATGATCATCGGTCTGTTCCACCTGACCGCAGAAGTTCCTGGCGGCAAGGGTGAGGGTTCGGCTTTCACCTCGATGGCTGAGGCTCAGATGGCGTTTGACCTGCACCACCTAGACCTAGGTGCCAAGGTTCGCATTCGCCTGGAGGGTGAGTTGAAGGAGACTACCTTCGGTCGCGCTCTATTCAACGAGACCCTGCCAGAGGCTTACCCATACGTTGAGATGCAGGTCGGCAAGAAGCAGCTCGGTCAGATCGTTTCCGATCTGGTTGAGATGTTCAGCCGCACCGAGGTAGCTCAGGCACTGGACAAGCTGAAGGATGCAGGTTTCTACTGGGCAACCCGCTCAGGTGTTTCCATGTCCATCTCCGATGCAAACTTCGACCCCAAGGGCGAGTTTGACAAGGAGCGCGCAACCCGCATTCTCAAGGCTGAGAAGGCTCACACCAAGATTCAGGAAGCCTTCGACAATGGTTTGAAGTCTGACCTGGAGCGTCGTGACGAGCTGGGTGCGCTGTGGTTCAAGGAGACCAACGAAATTCAGAAGCTGCTACAGGAATCGATCCCACACGACAACGCCATCTACAAGATGGTTACCTCGGGTGCTCGCGGTAACTGGCTGCAGATTCGTTCCATCATGGGTATGCGTGGACCGGTTGCCACCTCCTCCGGTGACTTCGCTCCGATGCCTGTGAAGGGTAACTACCTGCTGGGCCTAACCCCGCACGAGTACTTCATCAACGCCACCGGTGCCCGTAAGGGTAACGCTGACACCGCCATGAAGACTGCGGCCGCTGGTTACCTAACTCGCCGTCTGGTTGACGTGGCTCAGGATGTCATCATCCAGATCGATGACTGTGGCACCAGCCGCGGTCTAGAGAAGGACCTGCTGGACGACGACCAGGTAGAGCTATCGATCGTGGGCCGCACCAACCTCGCTGACGTCAAGGTTGGCAAGGACGTGCTGGTCAAGGCCGGCGAGAACATCGACCACGCCACCGTGCGCAGACTGAAGGAAGCTGGCGTTGAGACCATCAACGTTCGTTCCGTTCTGACCTGTGAGGCTGAGGCTGGCATCTGTGCTCAGTGCTACGGCGTATCGCTTGCTACCAACCAGAAGGTAACCGTCGGTGAGGCCATCGGTATCATCGCCGCACAGTCGATCGGTGAGCCTGGAACTCAGCTGACCATGCGTACCTTCCACACCGGTGGTGCCGCATCCGAGGCTAAGAAGCAGACCATTTTGAAGTCCATCGGTGGTCAGAAGGTTCGTGTTGAGCGTCTGATCTCCTATGACATCACCCAGGGTCTAAACGGTGTTACCGACCTGCTTGAGGCCCGCGTTGGTTGGCGTCAAGCTGGCAAGGTTGCAGTTATGGCCTTCTGGAACGGAAAGGTCGACATCATCGAGAAGGTCTCCGCCACCGGCGCAAAGAGCTTCGATGTCTACGTCCGCCCACAGGGTGAGGCTGCGGAGAAGGAAGCTGAGTCTTTGGCTCTGCAGTACAGCTTCTCCCGCACCGCTTCCAAGACCTTCAAGAAGCTAAGCCCATACCTCCCAATCACCACCGTCACCAACATCGGTGACCTGGTTGTCGAGAAGGGTCAGGTCGTTGAGGCCGGAGACTACATCGTGGATGGAACCCCAATTCCTCACGAGGTGCTGATGATCAAGGGTGCTCGTGAAGCAGCAGCCGAGATCATTCGCGGTGTCCAGGCGATCTACGGCTCCCAGGGTGTTCCGCTGCACGACAAGCACCTCGAGGTGATTGTTCGTCAGATGCTGAACAAGGTAACCGTCATCGACTCCGGCGACACCGAAATGCTGCCGGGTGAGATCATCGACCGCCAGCGCTTCGCAGTTCAGAACCGTGCAGCTGTTGCTCAGGGCCTAAAGCCTGCGTCAGCTCGTCAAGAGGTGATGGGTATGACCCGTGCATCGCTTGCTGCTCAGTCTTGGCTGTCTGCCGCTTCGTTCCAGGAGACCACCCGAGTTCTAACTCAGGCCGCTCTGGACCGCCGCGAAGACCGCCTGGTTGGACTGAAGGAGAACGTCATCATCGGAAAGCTAATCCCAGCCGGAACCGGTCTGCTAGCTCACCGCGACTTCGAGGTGGACGGCACCGAAGAGGCCAAGGCAGAGCGCTACCCGAACCGTATCTGGTCGGATGCATCGTTCGATGACGCTGACCTGAGCTCTCAAGAGCTGTCGATGTCAATCGCAGATCCGTTCTCAATCGACGAGAACTAA